A single genomic interval of Juglans regia cultivar Chandler chromosome 1, Walnut 2.0, whole genome shotgun sequence harbors:
- the LOC108988253 gene encoding F-box/kelch-repeat protein At1g57790-like, whose protein sequence is MAMITDGQRHKNGFEDNGIEFRPWSDLPIDILDIIARQLDIVDHVSFRAACKNWREIQVLPLVKSPWIMGHCWAMDENVYSLCSFSLLTAKWSHVTRNKFEREGFRDLYGAAICASKHGWLLLQKSNLSFFYNPSTNSIIKLPDLNISFNRTTFSSVPSSPDCFCFAIQSSKDSIKIYIHVCQPSDHKWKTFESNGIGKAVEDVVYSNGAFYCVFSGGVLGAFDLAGCEWSFLNILSIPEASFWFRAHMIESHGQLWLVCPSNCFEVFKFNWLSQIWVKTRTLGCQALFLGCTSFLVSAEGETSSFADKIYYHSNSFSYYYSMETKLSYRCETTPTRWGTERIWIQPPELV, encoded by the coding sequence ATGGCAATGATAACTGATGGACAGAGGCACAAAAATGGTTTTGAGGACAATGGAATAGAGTTTAGGCCATGGTCTGATCTTCCCATTGATATTTTAGATATAATTGCCAGACAACTTGATATTGTTGACCATGTATCTTTTCGTGCTGCCTGTAAGAATTGGCGAGAAATTCAGGTGCTTCCACTTGTCAAATCACCATGGATAATGGGACACTGTTGGGCTATGGACGAAAATGTCTACAGTTTATGCAGCTTCTCCCTCCTAACTGCCAAATGGAGTCATGTTACCCGTAACAAATTTGAGAGAGAAGGGTTTAGGGATTTATATGGTGCAGCCATATGTGCTTCAAAACATGGCTGGTTGCTTCTACAGAAATCTAACTTGTCGTTCTTCTACAATCCTTCTACCAACAGTATAATCAAACTACCCGATCTTAACATCAGCTTCAATCGAACAACATTCTCCTCTGTTCCATCTTCTCCAGATTGTTTTTGCTTTGCAATACAAAGTTCCAAAGACAGTATAAAAATCTACATACACGTGTGTCAGCCTAGCGACCATAAATGGAAAACATTTGAGTCGAATGGTATTGGGAAGGCAGTTGAGGACGTGGTTTACAGTAATGGAGCTTTTTATTGTGTCTTTAGTGGAGGAGTGTTGGGGGCCTTTGATCTTGCAGGCTGTGAATGGAGTTTTCTGAATATATTATCGATTCCGGAGGCCTCGTTTTGGTTTAGGGCGCATATGATTGAGTCTCATGGGCAGCTCTGGTTGGTGTGTCCTTCTAACTGCtttgaagtttttaaattcaactGGTTATCACAGATTTGGGTGAAGACACGTACATTGGGATGTCAAGCTTTATTTCTTGGCTGTACCTCATTCTTGGTTTCAGCGGAAGGCGAAACTTCCAGTTTTGCAGATAAGATTTATTATCATTCTAATTCTTTCAGTTACTATTATTCAATGGAGACGAAACTGAGTTATCGATGTGAGACTACTCCAACTCGATGGGGGACTGAGAGAATTTGGATTCAGCCTCCTGAGCTGGTCTAG
- the LOC108988238 gene encoding uncharacterized protein LOC108988238 isoform X2, whose product MSFSCGLECVLLLGCTRWAWKRCTYVGSDDSATWTLATPEEFERVPRICRLILAVYEPDLRNPQFPPSGGYRLNPDWVVKRVTYEQTLGNAPPYLIYCDRDRREIVLAIRGLNLSKESDYKLLLDNRLGMQMFDGGFVHHGLLNSAIWILNEESDTLSRLWKETDCDYDMIFTGHSLGSGVAALLTVIVVNHRDRLAGIPRSKIRCYAVAPARCMSLNLAVKYADVIYSIVLQDDFLPRTATPLEDIFKSIFCLPCLLFLVCLRDTFIPEGRKLQDPRRLYAPGRMYHIVERKFCRCGRFPPEVRTAIPVEGRFEHIVLSCNATSDHGIVWIEREAEKALQV is encoded by the exons ATGTCCTTCTCATGCGGTCTCGAATGCGTGCTTTTACTCGGCTGCACCCGTTGGGCCTGGAAGCGCTGCACCTACGTCGGTTCCGACGATAGCGCCACCTGGACTTTAGCTACACCTGAGGAGTTCGAGCGTGTGCCCCGCATCTGCCGCCTCATCCTCGCCGTCTACGAGCCTGATCTCCGCAACCCCCAGTTCCCCCCCTCCGGCGGCTACCGACTCAACCCTGACTGGGTAGTCAAGCGCGTCACCTACGAGCAAACCCTTGGTAATGCGCCCCCTTACCTCATTTACTGCGACCGCGACCGCCGCGAGATCGTCCTCGCCATCCGTGGCCTTAATCTCTCCAAAGAGAGTGACTACAAACTTCTTTTGGACAACCGCTTGGGTATGCAGATGTTCGACGGCGGCTTCGTCCACCACGGCCTCTTGAATTCGGCGATCTGGATTCTCAACGAGGAGTCCGACACCCTCAGCCGGCTCTGGAAAGAGACTGACTGCGACTACGATATGATATTCACCGGGCATTCGCTCGGCTCTGGAGTGGCCGCTCTTTTGACCGTGATCGTGGTGAACCACAGGGACCGCCTCGCCGGCATCCCGAGGAGTAAGATCCGCTGCTACGCGGTTGCACCCGCCAGGTGTATGTCGCTCAATCTGGCTGTCAAGTATGCGGATGTGATATACTCCATCGTCTTGCAG GATGATTTCTTACCAAGAACAGCCACACCCTTGGAAGATATATTCAAGTCTATCTTCTG CTTGCCCTGCTTGTTATTTTTGGTTTGCTTGAGGGATACCTTCATCCCAGAAGGTAGAAAGCTTCAGGATCCAAGAAGGCTATATGCACCTGGAAGAATGTACCATATCGTAGAGAGAAAATTTTGCAG ATGCGGGAGGTTTCCTCCAGAGGTCAGAACAGCCATTCCTGTTGAAGGGAGATTTGAACATATTGTCTTGTCCTGTAATGCAACATCTGATCATGGAATTGTTTGGATAGAAAGAGAAGCAGAAAAGGCTCTACAAGTAT AG
- the LOC108988213 gene encoding GDSL esterase/lipase At5g37690, whose product MAIASLPGLAFAALVLAAASSAASAAAPVTFIFGDSLTEVGNNNYLQYSLAKSNYPWYGVDYVGGQASGRFTNGRTIGDIISEKLGISSPPPYLSLSQNDDALLKGVNYASGGAGILNDTGLYFIQRLSFDDQINNFAKTKQRIQSKIGEVAADKLCNEATYFIGIGSNDYVNNFLQPFLPDGQQYTHDEFIDLLISTLYQQLSRLYQLGARKMVMHGLGPLGCIPSQRVKSKNGQCLKRVNQWIQEFNSETQKLVASLNGRLPNAKLIFADTYPAVLDLIDNPTTYGFKISNTSCCNVDSNIGGLCLPNSKLCSNRSEYVFWDAFHPSDAANAVLAEKLFSSLFSATLSPAPAPSP is encoded by the exons atggcCATAGCATCATTACCAGGGCTGGCTTTTGCCGCACTGGTCTTGGCAGCTGCATCGTCCGCCGCATCAGCAGCGGCACCAGTGACATTTATCTTTGGTGACTCCTTAACAGAAGTTGGAAACAACAATTATCTGCAATATTCTCTTGCAAAATCAAATTACCCTTGGTATGGTGTTGATTACGTTGGTGGGCAGGCCTCCGGGAGGTTCACAAATGGGAGGACAATTGGTGACATTATAT CGGAAAAGCTTGGGATTTCATCACCACCACCTTATCTGTCTCTGTCACAAAACGATGATGCTCTCCTTAAAGGGGTGAATTATGCATCCGGTGGAGCCGGAATTCTCAATGACACTGGACTTTATTTT ATACAGAGATTGTCCTTCGATGATCAAATAAATAACTTCGCAAAGACCAAGCAGAGAATCCAGTCTAAAATAGGAGAAGTGGCTGCCGACAAGCTTTGCAATGAAGCCACGTACTTCATTGGAATTG gaagCAATGATTATGTGAACAATTTCTTGCAACCCTTTTTACCAGACGGTCAGCAGTACACACATGACGAATTTATAGATCTATTGATCTCCACCTTATACCAACAATTATCT AGGCTGTATCAACTCGGTGCGCGAAAGATGGTCATGCATGGTCTTGGCCCACTCGGCTGCATTCCCTCTCAGAGGGTAAAATCAAAGAACGGCCAATGCTTAAAGAGAGTAAATCAATGGATTCAGGAATTCAACTCCGAAACACAAAAGCTAGTAGCCTCTCTAAATGGGCGCCTCCCAAATGCAAAACTAATATTTGCAGATACATATCCAGCAGTTCTGGACTTGATCGATAATCCCACCACATATG GATTTAAGATTTCCAATACATCGTGTTGCAATGTTGACTCGAACATCGGAGGACTATGCTTGCCTAACTCCAAGTTGTGCAGCAATCGCAGTGAATATGTATTCTGGGATGCATTCCATCCCTCGGACGCAGCAAACGCAGTGCTTGCTGAAAAACTTTTTTCCAGCCTATTCTCTGCTACTCTTTCCCCTGCACCGGCTCCGTCGCCCTGA
- the LOC108988140 gene encoding THO complex subunit 4D — MATALDMSLDDLIKNRGSRERGRGRGRARRGRGPGRASNGRMPGPVRRGPLGVNARPSSNTIAKSIRRTRTFPWQHDLFEESLRAAGIPGIEIGTKLYVSNLDYGVTNEDIRELFCEIGDLKRYAVHYDKSGRPSGSAEVVYTRRSDAFAALKRYNNVLLDGKPMRIEIVGANPEMPVSARVNVTGVNGRRKRTVVMTPGGGPIGGSAAVNRGSGRNRRGGMSARGRAWGQGQGPARGRSGGRGRGRGRGRGRGRENNQAVEMSVDDLNDDLDSYHAEAKHT, encoded by the exons ATGGCTACTGCTTTGGATATGTCACTTGATGATCTTATAAAGAACAGAGGTTCCCGTGAGAGAGGTAGAGGACGAGGTAGGGCTCGCCGTGGCCGTGGACCAGGCAGGGCATCTAATGGAAGAATGCCTGGTCCAGTTCGTAGAGGTCCTCTCGGAGTGAATGCTCGGCCATCATCTAATACAATTGCCAAG TCTATCCGCAGAACCAGGACTTTTCCATGGCAGCATGATCTGTTTGAAGAGAGCCTTAGAGCTGCAGGAATACCAGGGATAGAAATTGGTACAAAATTGTATGTTTCCAACTTGGATTACGGAGTAACTAATGAAGATATAAGG GAACTGTTCTGCGAGATTGGAGACCTGAAACGATATGCGGTTCATTATGACAAAAGTGGTCGCCCAAGT GGCTCGGCTGAAGTTGTGTATACCAGAAGAAGTGACGCATTTGCAGCTCTTAAGCGGTATAATAATGTTCTCTTGGATGGTAAACCCATGAGGATTGAAATTGTAGGCGCAAATCCAGAAATGCCTGTTTCAGCTCGTGTGAATGTGACTGGAGTAAAtggaaggaggaagagaacAGTTGTTATGAC GCCTGGAGGTGGTCCGATTGGAGGCTCTGCTGCTGTTAACCGTGGCTCTGG TCGAAACCGTCGTGGGGGTATGAGTGCTCGTGGTCGTGCTTGGGGTCAAGGTCAGGGTCCAGCTCGGGGTCGGAGTGGGGGCCGTGGCAGAGGCCGAGGCCGAGGCCGGGGCCGTGGTCGTGAAAATAATCAAGCTGTTGAGATGTCTGTCGATGATCTTAACGATGACCTGGATAGTTACCATGCTGAAGCCAAGCACACTTGA
- the LOC108988238 gene encoding uncharacterized protein LOC108988238 isoform X1 encodes MSFSCGLECVLLLGCTRWAWKRCTYVGSDDSATWTLATPEEFERVPRICRLILAVYEPDLRNPQFPPSGGYRLNPDWVVKRVTYEQTLGNAPPYLIYCDRDRREIVLAIRGLNLSKESDYKLLLDNRLGMQMFDGGFVHHGLLNSAIWILNEESDTLSRLWKETDCDYDMIFTGHSLGSGVAALLTVIVVNHRDRLAGIPRSKIRCYAVAPARCMSLNLAVKYADVIYSIVLQDDFLPRTATPLEDIFKSIFCLPCLLFLVCLRDTFIPEGRKLQDPRRLYAPGRMYHIVERKFCRCGRFPPEVRTAIPVEGRFEHIVLSCNATSDHGIVWIEREAEKALQRMRESIPQTVTTAPKIQKLERLQTIEKEHKDALERAVSLNVPHAVTATEEEEVPSQDNEEAESSGSQNEDALKTKSKSTGEGTKWDEVVEKLFKKNESGELHPKREAHAPQ; translated from the exons ATGTCCTTCTCATGCGGTCTCGAATGCGTGCTTTTACTCGGCTGCACCCGTTGGGCCTGGAAGCGCTGCACCTACGTCGGTTCCGACGATAGCGCCACCTGGACTTTAGCTACACCTGAGGAGTTCGAGCGTGTGCCCCGCATCTGCCGCCTCATCCTCGCCGTCTACGAGCCTGATCTCCGCAACCCCCAGTTCCCCCCCTCCGGCGGCTACCGACTCAACCCTGACTGGGTAGTCAAGCGCGTCACCTACGAGCAAACCCTTGGTAATGCGCCCCCTTACCTCATTTACTGCGACCGCGACCGCCGCGAGATCGTCCTCGCCATCCGTGGCCTTAATCTCTCCAAAGAGAGTGACTACAAACTTCTTTTGGACAACCGCTTGGGTATGCAGATGTTCGACGGCGGCTTCGTCCACCACGGCCTCTTGAATTCGGCGATCTGGATTCTCAACGAGGAGTCCGACACCCTCAGCCGGCTCTGGAAAGAGACTGACTGCGACTACGATATGATATTCACCGGGCATTCGCTCGGCTCTGGAGTGGCCGCTCTTTTGACCGTGATCGTGGTGAACCACAGGGACCGCCTCGCCGGCATCCCGAGGAGTAAGATCCGCTGCTACGCGGTTGCACCCGCCAGGTGTATGTCGCTCAATCTGGCTGTCAAGTATGCGGATGTGATATACTCCATCGTCTTGCAG GATGATTTCTTACCAAGAACAGCCACACCCTTGGAAGATATATTCAAGTCTATCTTCTG CTTGCCCTGCTTGTTATTTTTGGTTTGCTTGAGGGATACCTTCATCCCAGAAGGTAGAAAGCTTCAGGATCCAAGAAGGCTATATGCACCTGGAAGAATGTACCATATCGTAGAGAGAAAATTTTGCAG ATGCGGGAGGTTTCCTCCAGAGGTCAGAACAGCCATTCCTGTTGAAGGGAGATTTGAACATATTGTCTTGTCCTGTAATGCAACATCTGATCATGGAATTGTTTGGATAGAAAGAGAAGCAGAAAAGGCTCTACAA AGAATGAGGGAAAGCATTCCCCAGACGGTAACAACTGCTCCAAAAATACAGAAACTCGAGAGGTTGCAGACCATTGAAAAAGAACACAAAGATGCGCTGGAAAGAGCTGTCAGTTTGAATGTGCCTCACGCTGTGACCGCCACTGAGGAGGAGGAGGTACCATCTCAGGACAACGAAGAAGCAGAGTCTTCGGGGAGTCAGAATGAAGATGCCTTAAAAACCAAGTCAAAGTCCACTGGTGAAGGGACCAAATGGGATGAAGTGGTTGAAAAGCTTTTCAAGAAGAATGAATCGGGAGAACTGCATCCAAAAAGAGAAGCACATGCGCCACAATAA